The following proteins are co-located in the Mycolicibacterium goodii genome:
- a CDS encoding histidine phosphatase family protein, which translates to MQLLLIRHALPPRSEPGQGSDPVLSEAGIEQAGRLPDALKRFPVTRVVSSPQRRAVQTAEPLAGALGLPVEVDERIAEYDRDMTHYVPIEEIAEENPEELARLAGGHLPSGVDEAEFAGRISAAVADLVATGDHRDTVAVFSHGGVINVLLHRILSTERLLSFHIDYASVTRVLASRSGRLSVASVNGTEHVWDLLPRNARW; encoded by the coding sequence GTGCAACTGCTTTTGATCCGACACGCTCTGCCGCCGCGCAGCGAACCCGGCCAGGGTTCGGACCCGGTGCTGTCGGAGGCCGGCATCGAGCAGGCCGGGCGGCTGCCCGACGCGTTGAAGCGGTTCCCGGTCACCCGTGTGGTGAGCAGCCCGCAGCGCCGCGCGGTGCAGACCGCAGAACCGCTCGCCGGTGCGCTCGGGCTCCCGGTCGAGGTCGACGAGCGGATCGCCGAGTACGACCGCGACATGACGCACTACGTGCCGATCGAGGAGATCGCCGAGGAGAACCCCGAGGAACTCGCGCGGCTGGCCGGCGGGCACCTGCCCAGCGGCGTGGACGAAGCCGAGTTTGCGGGCCGGATCAGCGCCGCGGTCGCCGACCTGGTGGCCACCGGGGACCACCGCGACACCGTGGCGGTGTTCAGCCACGGCGGCGTGATCAACGTGCTGCTGCACCGGATCCTCAGCACCGAGCGGTTGCTGTCGTTCCACATCGACTACGCCTCGGTCACCCGGGTGCTGGCATCGCGGTCGGGCAGACTGTCGGTGGCCTCGGTCAACGGCACCGAACATGTATGGGATCTCCTGCCGCGGAACGCGCGGTGGTAG
- a CDS encoding NAD(P)-dependent oxidoreductase — MTTTTPTPVTVLGLGPMGQALAGALLDAGYPVTVWNRTEAKAQALRDRGARWAPTPAAAVAASEVTLVNVVDHDAVDAILGAAGDALSDRTVIGLSSDTPDRARRTAKLVGNQGRYLDGAIMTPTDTIGSQDASILLSGPHELYDAHRPVLDALGRSSWVGDEYGRAAAFDMALLDLFWTSVGGFQHALMVASANGIEPEELLPHAHGIVAILSPVFTDLAERIERDRHDDSSASVSSVAASVRHLIAASRDAGVDAGLLDAFRGYVDATVAAGHGDAEISRIAQEMTTLTRE; from the coding sequence ATGACCACCACGACCCCGACACCGGTGACGGTTCTCGGCCTCGGCCCCATGGGCCAGGCGCTGGCCGGTGCCCTGCTCGACGCCGGATATCCGGTGACCGTGTGGAACCGCACCGAGGCCAAGGCGCAGGCCCTGCGGGACCGCGGCGCACGGTGGGCACCGACACCGGCCGCCGCGGTCGCCGCGAGTGAGGTCACGCTCGTCAACGTCGTCGACCACGACGCGGTCGACGCGATCCTCGGCGCGGCGGGCGACGCGCTGTCCGACCGCACCGTCATCGGGCTGAGCTCCGACACCCCCGACCGCGCCAGGCGCACCGCCAAACTCGTCGGCAACCAGGGCCGCTACCTCGACGGCGCGATCATGACCCCGACCGACACCATCGGAAGTCAGGACGCCAGCATCCTGCTGTCCGGACCGCACGAGCTGTACGATGCGCACCGCCCGGTGCTCGACGCGCTGGGCCGCTCCAGCTGGGTCGGCGACGAGTACGGCCGGGCCGCGGCGTTCGACATGGCGCTGCTCGATCTGTTCTGGACCTCGGTCGGCGGATTCCAGCACGCGCTGATGGTGGCCAGCGCCAACGGAATCGAACCGGAGGAGCTGCTGCCGCACGCACACGGCATCGTCGCGATCCTGTCGCCGGTCTTCACCGACCTCGCCGAGCGCATCGAACGCGATCGGCACGACGACAGCTCCGCATCGGTGTCCTCGGTCGCGGCCTCGGTCCGGCACCTGATCGCGGCATCCAGAGACGCGGGAGTCGACGCAGGACTTCTCGACGCGTTCCGCGGCTACGTCGACGCGACCGTCGCCGCCGGGCACGGCGACGCCGAGATCAGCCGAATCGCGCAAGAGATGACCACCTTGACGCGGGAGTGA
- a CDS encoding crotonase/enoyl-CoA hydratase family protein, giving the protein MAERYESVTVEVKDRVAQVTLIGPGKGNAMGPAFWDELPDVFGTLDADPEVRAIVLTGSGKNFSYGLDLPAMGASLPGLDSGAKGRAEFHKKLQKMQGAITAVADCRTPTIASVHGWCIGGGVDLISAVDIRYASADAKFSVREVKLAIVADVGSLARLPLILSDGHLRELALTGRDIDAARAEKIGLVNDVYDDAQASLAAAHATAAEIAANPPLTVAGVKDVLDQQRTARVAESLRYVAAWNSAFLPSKDLAEAVTAMFEKRTPQFTGE; this is encoded by the coding sequence ATGGCCGAGAGGTACGAGTCGGTGACCGTCGAGGTCAAAGACCGGGTGGCTCAGGTGACCCTGATCGGGCCCGGCAAGGGCAACGCGATGGGTCCGGCGTTCTGGGACGAGCTGCCCGACGTGTTCGGCACTCTCGACGCCGATCCCGAGGTGCGGGCCATCGTGCTGACCGGTTCCGGCAAGAACTTCAGCTACGGCCTGGATCTGCCCGCGATGGGGGCCTCGCTGCCCGGCCTCGACTCCGGTGCCAAGGGTCGTGCCGAGTTCCACAAGAAGCTGCAGAAGATGCAGGGCGCCATCACCGCGGTGGCCGACTGCCGGACACCCACGATCGCGTCGGTGCACGGCTGGTGCATCGGCGGCGGGGTGGATCTGATCAGCGCCGTGGACATCCGCTACGCGAGCGCCGATGCCAAGTTCTCGGTACGCGAGGTGAAACTCGCGATCGTCGCCGACGTCGGCAGCCTCGCGCGGCTGCCGCTGATCCTGTCCGACGGGCACCTGCGCGAACTGGCGCTCACCGGTCGGGACATCGACGCCGCGCGGGCCGAGAAGATCGGTCTGGTCAACGACGTGTACGACGACGCGCAGGCCTCGCTGGCCGCCGCGCACGCCACCGCCGCTGAGATCGCCGCCAACCCGCCGCTGACGGTCGCCGGGGTCAAGGACGTGCTCGACCAGCAGCGCACCGCGAGGGTGGCCGAGAGCCTGCGCTACGTCGCAGCGTGGAATTCGGCGTTCCTGCCGTCGAAGGATCTGGCCGAGGCCGTGACCGCGATGTTCGAGAAGCGCACGCCGCAGTTCACCGGGGAATAG
- a CDS encoding DUF4334 domain-containing protein, with protein MTDARGTFEAFKNRDGEIPDAELDAFWALLRPAGIDFMLGEWKGGEFNTGHKANGFMKKLNWFGKTFVSATDAKPLVCLDADGNKFSNTEAMGGEATLWLEEFRGEVTASMVYDGRPVHDHFKVVDDNAVIGIMNGKGALDLSSGTPRHLYFYLERI; from the coding sequence TTGACCGACGCACGGGGGACGTTCGAAGCATTCAAGAACCGCGACGGGGAGATCCCCGACGCCGAACTCGACGCCTTCTGGGCCCTGCTGCGGCCCGCCGGCATCGACTTCATGCTCGGCGAGTGGAAGGGCGGCGAGTTCAACACCGGCCACAAGGCCAACGGCTTCATGAAGAAGCTCAACTGGTTCGGCAAGACCTTCGTCTCGGCGACCGACGCCAAGCCGCTGGTGTGCCTGGACGCCGACGGCAACAAGTTCTCCAACACCGAGGCCATGGGCGGCGAGGCCACCCTGTGGCTGGAAGAGTTCCGCGGCGAGGTGACCGCGTCGATGGTCTACGACGGCCGCCCGGTGCACGACCATTTCAAGGTCGTCGACGACAACGCCGTCATCGGCATCATGAACGGCAAGGGCGCGCTCGACCTCAGCTCGGGCACCCCGCGCCACCTGTACTTCTACCTGGAGCGGATCTGA
- a CDS encoding NAD(P)-dependent oxidoreductase, which yields MPTTQHVTFLGVGEMGSALALSALTAGYRVTVWNRSSAKTAPLVEAGAHAAATVTEALDAAEITAPLIVCLFDHASVHEILDPVAGRLAGRRLINLTTTSPDGARELGRWAAEHGAEYLDGGIMAVPDMIGTEASRVLYSGAARLFEDHRPLFETWGTPEYLGEDAGIAALYDLALLAAMYVMFAGFFHGAAMVTAQGVPAKEFAARAVDWLRAMAPGVTGYAEIIDGGDYSVPGQQSLEFSDITDIIDATRAQGISTELVDVVQRLIHRQIDAGHGSDGFARVIESIRRPA from the coding sequence ATGCCAACGACACAGCACGTCACATTCCTCGGCGTCGGCGAGATGGGTTCTGCGCTGGCCCTTTCCGCGCTGACCGCCGGATACCGGGTCACGGTGTGGAACCGCAGCTCCGCCAAGACCGCGCCGCTCGTCGAGGCCGGCGCCCATGCCGCCGCGACCGTGACCGAGGCCCTCGACGCCGCAGAGATCACCGCCCCGCTCATCGTCTGCCTCTTCGACCACGCGTCCGTGCACGAAATCCTCGACCCGGTGGCGGGCAGGCTCGCAGGCCGTCGGCTTATCAACCTGACCACCACCTCACCCGACGGCGCGCGTGAACTGGGCCGCTGGGCCGCCGAACACGGCGCCGAGTACCTCGACGGCGGAATCATGGCGGTTCCGGACATGATCGGCACCGAAGCCTCCCGCGTGCTCTACAGCGGGGCCGCGCGGCTGTTCGAGGACCACCGCCCGCTGTTCGAAACCTGGGGCACGCCAGAGTATCTCGGCGAGGACGCCGGAATCGCCGCACTCTACGATCTGGCGTTGCTCGCGGCCATGTACGTCATGTTCGCCGGGTTCTTCCACGGCGCCGCGATGGTCACCGCGCAGGGCGTGCCCGCCAAGGAGTTCGCCGCCCGTGCCGTGGACTGGTTGCGCGCCATGGCCCCCGGGGTCACCGGTTACGCCGAGATCATCGACGGTGGCGACTATTCGGTACCCGGCCAGCAGAGCCTCGAGTTCTCCGACATCACCGACATCATCGACGCAACCCGCGCGCAGGGCATCAGCACCGAGCTCGTCGACGTCGTGCAGCGGCTGATCCACCGCCAGATCGACGCCGGCCACGGCAGCGACGGTTTCGCGCGAGTCATCGAGAGCATCAGGAGGCCGGCATGA
- the hisC gene encoding histidinol-phosphate transaminase: MSIRLRPEMADLPAYAPGKTVPGAIKIASNETVHGPLPSVREAILAATENINRYPDNGYLDLRERLAKHVNFAPENISVGCGSVSLCQQLIQITSSVGDEVLFGWRSFEIYPLQVRTAGATPVQVALRDHTHDLDAMLAAITDRTRLIFVCNPNNPTSTVVDPEELARFVAAVPAHILVVLDEAYVEYIRDGLLPDSLGLVRAHRNVVVLRTFSKAYGLAGLRVGYAVADPEIVTALGKVYVPFSATSVSQAAAIACLDAADELLARTDAVVAERTRVSDALREAGYTLPPSQANFVWLPLAERTLDFVARAADNRIIVRPYGEDGVRVTIGAPHENDAFLDFAQRWIAPGGAGPRTGDSA; the protein is encoded by the coding sequence GTGAGTATCCGTTTGCGCCCCGAAATGGCCGACCTTCCCGCGTACGCACCAGGCAAAACAGTTCCGGGCGCAATCAAGATCGCCAGCAACGAAACCGTCCACGGACCGCTTCCCAGCGTGCGTGAGGCGATCCTCGCCGCCACCGAGAACATCAACCGCTACCCCGACAACGGGTACCTTGACCTGCGGGAACGCCTCGCGAAGCATGTCAACTTCGCGCCGGAGAACATCTCCGTGGGCTGCGGATCGGTGAGCTTGTGCCAGCAGTTGATACAAATCACATCTTCGGTCGGCGACGAGGTGCTGTTCGGATGGCGCAGTTTCGAGATCTATCCGCTGCAGGTCCGCACCGCCGGCGCCACCCCGGTCCAGGTTGCGTTGCGTGACCACACTCACGATCTGGACGCGATGCTCGCGGCGATCACCGACCGCACGCGGCTGATCTTCGTCTGCAACCCGAACAACCCGACCAGCACCGTGGTGGACCCCGAGGAGTTGGCGCGGTTCGTGGCCGCGGTGCCGGCGCACATCCTGGTCGTCCTCGACGAGGCCTATGTCGAGTACATCCGCGACGGGCTGCTGCCCGACAGCCTCGGTCTGGTGCGGGCCCACCGCAACGTGGTGGTTCTGCGCACGTTCTCGAAGGCGTACGGGCTCGCGGGACTTCGGGTCGGCTACGCCGTGGCCGACCCGGAGATCGTCACCGCCCTCGGCAAGGTCTACGTGCCATTCAGCGCGACGAGCGTGTCGCAGGCCGCGGCCATCGCCTGCCTCGACGCCGCCGACGAACTGCTCGCCCGCACCGACGCCGTGGTCGCCGAGCGCACCAGGGTGAGCGACGCGCTGCGCGAGGCCGGATACACGCTGCCGCCGTCGCAGGCGAACTTCGTGTGGCTGCCGTTGGCCGAGCGCACGCTCGACTTCGTTGCCAGGGCCGCCGACAACCGCATCATCGTCCGGCCTTACGGTGAGGACGGTGTGCGGGTGACCATCGGTGCACCACACGAGAACGACGCATTCCTCGACTTCGCGCAGCGCTGGATCGCGCCGGGCGGGGCCGGGCCTCGAACAGGAGACAGCGCTTGA
- a CDS encoding metallophosphoesterase family protein — protein MRLLLIADTHVPKRARDLPKPVWDQVDHADVVIHAGDWVEPALLDTLGARARQLVACWGNNDGPELRRRLPERADVMLGGLRFTVVHETGAATGREARMARDYPDTDVLVFGHSHIPWDTTAKTGLRLLNPGSPTDRRRQPYCTYMTATADNGALSDVVLHTIERHQG, from the coding sequence GTGCGGTTGCTGCTCATCGCCGATACCCATGTACCCAAGCGAGCGCGGGACCTGCCGAAACCGGTGTGGGACCAGGTGGATCACGCCGACGTCGTGATCCATGCGGGCGACTGGGTGGAACCCGCTCTGCTCGACACCCTCGGCGCACGGGCGCGACAACTCGTCGCATGCTGGGGCAACAACGACGGCCCGGAACTGCGCAGGCGGCTGCCCGAACGCGCCGACGTCATGCTCGGTGGCCTGCGTTTCACCGTCGTCCACGAGACCGGCGCGGCCACCGGCCGCGAGGCGCGGATGGCCAGGGACTATCCCGACACCGATGTGCTGGTCTTCGGCCATAGCCACATCCCGTGGGACACCACCGCGAAAACCGGTCTGCGCCTTCTGAATCCGGGTTCACCCACGGACCGCAGACGTCAGCCGTACTGCACCTACATGACCGCGACGGCGGACAACGGCGCACTGTCGGACGTCGTGTTGCACACGATCGAACGGCATCAGGGCTAG
- a CDS encoding SDR family NAD(P)-dependent oxidoreductase yields the protein MGYADELFDLTDRVVLITGGSRGLGREMAFGAARCGADVIIASRNLDSCVVTAEEIASETGRTAFPYQVHVGHWDELDGLVDAAYERFGRVDVLVNNAGMSPLYESLSTVTEKLYDAVFNLNLKGPFRLSALIGERMVADGGGAIINVSSSGSLRPDQYMLPYAAAKAGLNVLTEGLAKAYGPAVRVNTLMAGPFLTDVSKAWDLSGEPFSHLALRRAGDPREIIGAALFLMSDASSFTTGSIVRADGGLP from the coding sequence ATGGGTTACGCCGACGAGCTTTTCGACCTCACGGATCGCGTCGTGCTGATCACCGGTGGCAGCCGCGGTCTGGGACGGGAGATGGCGTTCGGTGCCGCCCGCTGCGGTGCCGACGTGATCATCGCCAGCCGCAACCTCGATTCGTGCGTGGTCACCGCCGAGGAGATCGCCTCCGAGACCGGCCGCACGGCCTTCCCGTATCAGGTGCACGTGGGTCACTGGGACGAGCTCGACGGGCTCGTCGACGCCGCCTACGAACGGTTCGGCAGGGTCGACGTGCTGGTGAACAACGCGGGCATGTCACCGCTGTACGAGTCGTTGAGCACGGTCACCGAGAAGCTCTACGACGCGGTGTTCAACCTGAATCTCAAAGGGCCGTTCCGGCTCTCGGCGCTGATCGGCGAGCGCATGGTCGCCGATGGCGGCGGCGCGATCATCAACGTCAGCTCGTCGGGATCGTTGCGGCCCGACCAGTACATGCTGCCGTACGCGGCGGCCAAGGCCGGGCTCAACGTGCTCACCGAGGGCCTGGCCAAGGCGTACGGCCCCGCGGTGCGGGTCAACACCCTGATGGCGGGGCCGTTCCTCACCGATGTCAGCAAGGCGTGGGACCTCTCCGGCGAACCGTTCTCGCATCTGGCGCTGCGGCGGGCCGGTGACCCGCGCGAGATCATCGGTGCGGCGCTGTTCCTGATGTCGGACGCCTCGAGTTTCACCACCGGTTCGATCGTGCGGGCCGACGGCGGCCTGCCTTAG
- a CDS encoding cutinase family protein, protein MAATAEAEPPIEGAAPPCPDVEVVFARGTFEPPGVGFVGQAFVDALRGKLADKSVDVYAVNYPASLDFQRAADGIVDASRKIEQTAATCPSTKTVIGGFSQGAAVAAYLTADSVPANFVLPDGITGPMPDDVAKHVTAVTLFGKPSNGFINTVQSTAPPINIGHLYTDKTVDLCIETDPVCSPTGGDGASHNLYATNGMVQQAADYVAARVLPQSR, encoded by the coding sequence GTGGCGGCCACTGCGGAGGCCGAACCACCCATCGAGGGTGCGGCGCCGCCGTGCCCGGATGTCGAAGTGGTGTTCGCGCGCGGCACGTTCGAACCGCCAGGCGTCGGTTTCGTCGGGCAGGCGTTTGTCGACGCACTGCGCGGCAAGCTGGCCGACAAGTCGGTGGACGTGTACGCCGTGAATTATCCTGCGTCTCTTGACTTTCAGCGCGCGGCCGACGGAATCGTCGACGCCAGCCGAAAGATTGAGCAGACCGCGGCAACGTGCCCGTCGACCAAGACCGTGATCGGCGGTTTCTCCCAGGGCGCAGCGGTGGCCGCATACCTCACGGCCGATTCGGTGCCCGCCAATTTCGTTCTGCCGGACGGGATCACCGGCCCGATGCCCGACGACGTCGCCAAGCATGTGACCGCGGTGACGCTGTTCGGAAAGCCATCGAACGGGTTCATCAACACCGTGCAGTCGACGGCGCCGCCGATCAACATCGGTCACCTGTACACCGACAAGACCGTCGACCTGTGCATCGAGACGGACCCGGTGTGCTCGCCGACCGGTGGCGACGGCGCCAGCCACAACCTGTACGCGACCAACGGCATGGTGCAACAGGCCGCCGACTACGTGGCCGCGCGCGTCCTGCCGCAGTCGCGATAG
- a CDS encoding winged helix-turn-helix transcriptional regulator, with the protein MASLGKYSCGLDAAMAVVDGKWKPLILWELQGGPKRFNALHRSLHGISQKMLTQHLKELQRHGVVHRESYHEVPPRVEYSMTEAGVELLEALNPLGDWATKHIDLICAADTA; encoded by the coding sequence GTGGCTTCGTTGGGCAAGTACAGTTGCGGGCTCGATGCGGCGATGGCCGTCGTCGACGGCAAGTGGAAGCCGTTGATCCTGTGGGAGCTGCAGGGCGGGCCCAAGCGGTTCAACGCATTGCATCGCAGCCTGCACGGAATCTCGCAGAAGATGCTCACGCAGCACCTCAAGGAACTGCAACGCCATGGCGTCGTGCACCGCGAGAGTTACCACGAGGTGCCGCCGCGGGTGGAGTACTCGATGACCGAGGCCGGCGTCGAACTCCTCGAAGCGCTCAACCCGCTGGGCGACTGGGCCACCAAGCACATCGACCTGATCTGCGCGGCCGATACGGCCTAG
- a CDS encoding alkyl/aryl-sulfatase produces the protein MEPKPPSAVIETAHREHLAVLPFDDRRDFDDADRGFIGALEPCVVTAADGRVVWDNDSYDFLRGEQAPTSVHPSLWRQSQLCARQGLYEVVEGIYQVRGLDLSNITFVEGDTGVIVIDPLISTETAAAALALYRKHRGHRAVSAVVYTHSHVDHFGGVLGVTTQAEVDAGKVVVIAPEHFTTHAVQENVYAGTAMARRAAYMYGAALARGPAGQVGCGLGQVPSTGEVALIVPTLDIRETGEIHMIDGVEIEFQMAPGTEAPAEMHFYFPRFRALCMAENATHNLHNLLTLRGALVRDPHGWAGYLTEAIDSFADRTDVVFASHHWPTWGRDNIVEYLSLQRDLYAYLHDQTLRLINQGHTGIEIAEQFELPPALRSAWHTHGYYGSVSHNVKAIYQRYMGWFDGNPGRLWQHPPEAIGPRYVEAMGGIDRVVELARRAFDNGDYRWAATLLDHAVFTDENHPGARALYAEVLEQLAYGAENAVWRNFFLGGATELRIGTFGTPTAPSSPTLLGQLTPEQILDAVAINVNGPRAWDLDLVIDLTFADTGKTHRLTLRNGVLVHREAAPDPTTAQVTVTVADKMRLLAFLVGDTAMPGLQVTGDAEVLPSLLGVLDRPDPDFAIVTP, from the coding sequence ATGGAGCCGAAACCGCCGAGCGCCGTCATCGAAACCGCGCACCGCGAACACCTCGCCGTTCTCCCGTTCGACGACCGCCGTGACTTCGACGACGCCGACCGCGGCTTCATCGGGGCCCTCGAACCGTGCGTGGTCACGGCGGCGGACGGACGTGTGGTGTGGGACAACGACTCCTACGACTTCCTGCGCGGCGAGCAGGCCCCGACGAGCGTGCATCCCAGCCTGTGGCGGCAGAGCCAGTTGTGCGCCAGGCAGGGTCTCTACGAGGTCGTCGAGGGGATCTACCAGGTCCGCGGACTCGACCTGTCCAACATCACGTTCGTCGAGGGCGACACCGGCGTCATCGTCATCGACCCGCTGATCTCGACCGAGACCGCGGCCGCCGCATTGGCGTTGTACCGCAAGCACCGCGGACATCGTGCCGTGAGCGCGGTTGTCTATACCCACAGCCACGTCGACCATTTCGGTGGCGTGCTGGGGGTGACCACCCAGGCCGAGGTCGACGCCGGCAAGGTCGTGGTGATCGCCCCCGAACACTTCACCACCCACGCCGTACAGGAGAACGTCTACGCGGGCACCGCGATGGCGCGCCGCGCGGCCTACATGTACGGCGCCGCGCTGGCCCGCGGGCCGGCCGGGCAGGTGGGCTGCGGGCTCGGGCAGGTGCCGTCCACCGGTGAGGTCGCGCTGATCGTGCCGACCCTCGACATCCGCGAAACCGGCGAGATCCACATGATCGACGGCGTCGAGATCGAGTTCCAGATGGCGCCCGGCACCGAGGCGCCGGCCGAGATGCACTTCTATTTCCCGCGATTCCGGGCGTTGTGCATGGCGGAGAACGCGACCCACAACCTGCACAACCTGTTGACCCTGCGCGGGGCCCTGGTGCGCGACCCGCACGGGTGGGCCGGGTACCTCACCGAGGCCATCGACAGCTTCGCCGACCGCACCGACGTGGTGTTCGCGTCTCATCACTGGCCGACGTGGGGACGCGACAACATCGTCGAATACCTTTCGCTGCAGCGGGATCTGTACGCCTACCTGCACGACCAGACGCTGCGCCTGATCAACCAGGGCCACACCGGGATCGAGATCGCCGAACAGTTCGAGCTGCCGCCCGCGCTGCGGTCCGCCTGGCACACCCACGGCTACTACGGCTCGGTGAGCCACAACGTCAAAGCGATCTACCAGCGCTACATGGGCTGGTTCGACGGAAACCCGGGCCGGCTGTGGCAGCATCCGCCCGAGGCCATCGGACCACGCTACGTCGAGGCCATGGGCGGCATCGACCGCGTCGTCGAACTGGCCCGTCGCGCCTTCGACAACGGTGACTACCGTTGGGCCGCAACGCTACTCGACCATGCCGTGTTCACCGACGAGAACCACCCCGGCGCGCGGGCGCTGTACGCCGAGGTACTCGAACAACTCGCCTACGGCGCGGAGAACGCGGTCTGGCGCAACTTCTTCCTCGGCGGCGCCACCGAACTGCGCATCGGTACCTTCGGCACCCCCACGGCGCCGTCCTCACCGACCCTGCTCGGTCAGCTCACACCGGAGCAGATCCTCGACGCGGTCGCCATCAACGTGAACGGTCCGCGCGCATGGGATCTCGACCTCGTCATCGACCTCACGTTCGCCGACACCGGAAAGACCCACCGGCTGACGCTGCGCAACGGTGTACTGGTGCACCGCGAGGCGGCCCCCGACCCGACCACCGCGCAGGTCACCGTCACCGTGGCCGACAAGATGCGACTGCTGGCATTCCTCGTCGGCGACACCGCGATGCCCGGGCTGCAGGTCACCGGTGACGCCGAGGTGCTGCCGTCGCTCCTGGGGGTGCTCGACCGGCCGGACCCCGACTTCGCCATCGTCACGCCCTAA